The Gaiellales bacterium genome has a segment encoding these proteins:
- the mqnC gene encoding cyclic dehypoxanthinyl futalosine synthase — translation MSATADAPTVSEALDRALSGERITDEDACALLRSRDLVAVGRAANELRNRAVEPGVVTFIVDRNLNYSNICYTDCEFCAFYRRPGDTREGYVLPRAVIFKKIEETLALGGTALLMQGGHNPDLGIDWYEDLFKAIKARYPIHLHALSPSEIQHIARKARLTPSETLGRLRDAGLDSVPGGGAEILVDRVRTIISPKKTTSDEWLQIMRAAHRLGMSTTATMMWGHVETLEERVEHMRRIRELQDEMHGFRAFISWTYQPDHTALAPQVTWTPTSFDYLLMQAVSRIYLSNVEHIQSSWVTQGMKIGQVALAFGADDMGSIMIEENVVSAAGTTHRASTEDFVHTIRNAGYRARQRDTLYRPVRDHAA, via the coding sequence GTGAGCGCGACCGCCGACGCACCCACGGTCTCCGAGGCGCTCGACCGGGCCCTCTCCGGCGAGCGGATCACCGACGAGGACGCCTGCGCGCTCCTGCGCTCCCGCGACCTGGTCGCCGTCGGCCGGGCCGCCAACGAGCTCCGCAACCGGGCCGTCGAGCCGGGCGTGGTCACGTTCATCGTCGACCGCAACCTGAACTACTCGAACATCTGCTACACCGACTGCGAGTTCTGCGCCTTCTACCGTCGGCCCGGCGACACCCGCGAGGGCTACGTCCTGCCGCGGGCGGTGATCTTCAAGAAGATCGAGGAGACGCTCGCGCTGGGCGGGACGGCGCTCCTGATGCAGGGCGGCCACAATCCCGATCTGGGCATCGACTGGTACGAGGACCTCTTCAAGGCGATCAAGGCCCGCTACCCGATCCACCTGCACGCGCTCTCGCCGAGCGAGATCCAGCACATCGCCCGCAAGGCCCGGCTGACCCCGTCCGAGACGCTGGGGCGGCTGCGCGACGCCGGCCTCGACTCGGTCCCGGGCGGCGGCGCCGAGATCCTGGTCGACCGCGTCCGCACGATCATCTCGCCGAAGAAGACGACCTCGGACGAGTGGCTGCAGATCATGCGCGCCGCCCACCGCCTGGGGATGAGCACCACCGCCACGATGATGTGGGGCCACGTCGAGACGCTCGAGGAGCGGGTGGAGCACATGCGCCGCATCCGGGAGCTGCAGGACGAGATGCACGGGTTCCGGGCGTTCATCTCGTGGACGTACCAGCCCGACCACACCGCGCTCGCGCCCCAGGTGACCTGGACGCCGACGAGCTTCGACTACCTGCTCATGCAGGCGGTCAGCCGGATCTACCTTTCAAACGTCGAGCACATCCAGTCGTCGTGGGTGACGCAGGGGATGAAGATCGGCCAGGTCGCGCTCGCGTTCGGGGCCGACGACATGGGGTCGATCATGATCGAGGAGAACGTCGTCTCGGCGGCCGGCACCACCCACCGGGCCTCCACCGAGGACTTCGTCCACACGATCCGAAACGCGGGCTACCGGGCCCGCCAGCGGGACACGCTCTACCGGCCCGTCCGCGACCACGCCGCCTGA
- a CDS encoding SRPBCC family protein, whose amino-acid sequence MRVTVTGTCPAPPEVVWEWIADPHKHLRMLPDEVRNGRVLENGDIACELNAMGRCEQMVVRVVDTDPPNRLVERRVDGNREGSSVFELEPEGDHATKVTLTSEVDVPRLLAAVASGPVRSALQTQLRNLAVLVAAGE is encoded by the coding sequence ATGCGGGTAACCGTCACCGGCACCTGCCCGGCGCCGCCCGAGGTCGTGTGGGAGTGGATCGCCGACCCGCACAAGCACCTGCGCATGCTGCCCGACGAGGTGCGGAACGGGCGCGTGCTCGAGAACGGCGACATCGCCTGCGAGCTGAACGCGATGGGGCGGTGCGAGCAGATGGTCGTCCGCGTGGTCGACACCGACCCGCCGAACCGGCTGGTCGAGCGGAGGGTCGACGGCAACCGCGAGGGCTCGTCCGTGTTCGAGCTCGAGCCTGAGGGCGACCACGCGACCAAAGTCACCCTCACCTCCGAGGTGGACGTCCCCCGACTGCTCGCGGCCGTGGCGAGCGGGCCCGTGCGAAGCGCCCTCCAGACCCAGCTCCGCAACCTCGCGGTGCTGGTCGCCGCGGGCGAGTAG
- a CDS encoding MFS transporter: MRRLLRHRDARLLVVGQTLSVFGDRAMFLALGVWVKELTGSSAAAGLVFFAYAAPGLVSPLFGAVVDRVRGRPLMIGLNLAGAIVLAPLVGVHGRGQLWLIYMVTLVYGAIAWMFYSAQSAYLTRLLPPELLGDANATLQVTGEGMRLFAPLVGAGLFAAFGGPTVAALDAATFLLAALSLVAIHHREQRPVPSEHHLRAQMAAGARHIAASPGLLRIVTATAVVMLVVGFTETLVFSVIQHGLHRSPAFFGVLSSAQGVGAVGGGIVAGVMLRRHGDGRVMGLGMLLFAVGAASMLVPRVGVVLVGFAIAGCGISWAVVGYVTAVQLRTPAPLQGRVSSAADVLIGVPQTVSIALGAGLVGIVDYRALVALMAAVTVACGAYLATVHLPPPSDGLVRAGDAG, from the coding sequence GTGCGACGCCTGCTGCGGCACCGCGACGCCCGCCTCCTGGTGGTGGGGCAGACGCTCTCCGTGTTCGGCGACCGGGCCATGTTCCTCGCCCTGGGCGTGTGGGTGAAGGAGCTCACCGGCTCGAGCGCCGCCGCCGGCCTCGTCTTCTTCGCCTACGCCGCTCCCGGGCTCGTCTCGCCGCTCTTCGGCGCGGTCGTCGACCGGGTGCGGGGACGCCCGCTGATGATCGGCCTGAACCTGGCCGGCGCGATCGTCCTGGCGCCCCTGGTGGGCGTTCACGGCCGCGGCCAGCTGTGGCTGATCTACATGGTGACGCTCGTCTACGGCGCGATCGCGTGGATGTTCTACTCGGCCCAGTCGGCCTACCTGACGCGCCTGCTGCCGCCCGAGCTGCTCGGCGACGCCAACGCGACCCTCCAGGTGACGGGCGAGGGCATGCGCCTGTTCGCGCCCCTCGTCGGCGCAGGGCTCTTCGCCGCCTTCGGCGGGCCGACCGTGGCGGCGCTCGACGCGGCCACGTTCCTCCTTGCCGCCCTGTCGCTGGTCGCCATCCACCACCGCGAGCAGCGGCCGGTGCCCTCCGAGCACCACCTGCGCGCCCAGATGGCCGCCGGGGCCCGGCACATCGCCGCCTCGCCGGGGCTGCTTCGGATCGTGACGGCCACGGCGGTCGTGATGCTGGTCGTCGGGTTCACGGAGACGCTCGTCTTCTCGGTGATCCAGCATGGCCTGCACCGCTCGCCCGCGTTCTTCGGCGTGCTCAGCTCGGCCCAGGGCGTCGGGGCGGTCGGCGGTGGAATCGTCGCCGGGGTCATGCTGCGCCGCCACGGCGACGGCCGCGTGATGGGCCTCGGGATGCTGCTCTTCGCGGTCGGGGCGGCGTCGATGCTCGTCCCCCGGGTCGGCGTCGTCCTGGTCGGGTTCGCCATCGCCGGGTGCGGCATCTCGTGGGCGGTCGTCGGCTACGTGACCGCCGTCCAGCTGCGCACGCCGGCGCCGCTGCAGGGCCGGGTGAGCTCCGCCGCGGACGTGCTCATCGGCGTCCCCCAGACCGTCTCGATCGCGCTCGGCGCGGGCCTCGTCGGCATCGTCGACTACCGGGCGCTGGTCGCGCTCATGGCGGCGGTGACGGTCGCCTGCGGCGCCTACCTCGCCACCGTACATTTGCCGCCTCCAAGCGACGGGCTCGTGCGCGCGGGGGACGCTGGCTAA
- a CDS encoding DedA family protein, with product MESLTHQLQTFIADHGLEAVFILMVLESACIPVPSEVTMIYAGYLVSQGSMSFAAAVIVGTVANLIGSLIAWAAGAYGVDAWLMRTEHNRHRVARAHDWFERYGTPTVFFARLLPVVRTFISLPAGVARMPLGRFSVLTVLGTLPWCIMLVAIGNVAGTHWDEWHRRFGYLDYVVVAAAIAVAAWLVLRQRREARQ from the coding sequence ATGGAATCGCTCACCCACCAGCTGCAGACGTTCATCGCCGACCACGGTCTCGAGGCAGTGTTCATCCTGATGGTGCTCGAGAGCGCCTGCATCCCGGTGCCGAGCGAGGTGACGATGATCTACGCCGGCTACCTGGTCTCGCAGGGAAGCATGAGCTTCGCCGCCGCCGTGATCGTGGGCACCGTCGCGAACCTGATCGGCTCGCTCATCGCGTGGGCGGCGGGCGCCTACGGCGTCGACGCCTGGCTCATGCGCACCGAGCACAACCGCCACCGGGTCGCGCGCGCACACGACTGGTTCGAGCGCTACGGCACGCCGACGGTGTTCTTCGCGCGCCTGCTGCCCGTGGTGCGCACGTTCATCTCGCTGCCCGCGGGCGTCGCCCGGATGCCGCTCGGGCGCTTTTCCGTCCTGACCGTGCTCGGCACGCTGCCCTGGTGCATCATGCTGGTCGCGATCGGCAACGTGGCGGGCACGCACTGGGACGAGTGGCACCGCCGATTCGGCTACCTCGACTACGTCGTCGTGGCCGCCGCGATCGCCGTCGCGGCCTGGCTGGTACTGCGTCAGCGGCGCGAGGCCCGCCAGTAG
- a CDS encoding DegT/DnrJ/EryC1/StrS family aminotransferase produces the protein MPVPLMDIRGQYEHLLDDVKRSVCEVIDSGRFILGPNMRALEDEVASATGACHAVAVANGTDALVLSLEALGIGPGDEVITTAYTFYATAEAIARVGGTPVFADIDRATFNLDPGAVEAAVTDRTRAIVAVHVFGGPADMPGLREVAGRHGLAVIEDAAQAFGATLGGRGAGSFGDLATFSFFPTKNFPAFGDAGMVVSGSADLAERVRLLRFHGSREKRRFELVGTNSRMDEMQAAVLRRFLPEVAGWNAARRAAAERYRALGLGDLVELPVTAPGAEHIYHLYVVRAHARDELARALTEAGIGCRAYYDVPLHLQPVFAHLGYSSGDLPETERAADEGLALPMFPTLDEAAQTEVVAAVRAAALATA, from the coding sequence ATGCCGGTGCCTCTCATGGACATCCGCGGGCAGTACGAACACCTCCTCGACGACGTCAAGCGCAGCGTCTGCGAGGTGATCGACTCGGGCCGCTTCATCCTCGGCCCGAACATGCGGGCGCTCGAGGACGAGGTCGCCTCGGCGACCGGCGCCTGCCATGCCGTCGCGGTCGCGAACGGCACCGACGCGCTGGTGCTGAGCCTCGAGGCGCTCGGCATCGGCCCCGGCGACGAGGTCATCACGACCGCCTACACGTTCTATGCGACCGCCGAGGCCATCGCCCGGGTGGGCGGGACGCCGGTGTTCGCCGACATCGACCGGGCCACCTTCAACCTCGACCCGGGGGCCGTCGAGGCCGCGGTCACCGACCGCACCCGCGCCATCGTCGCGGTGCACGTCTTCGGCGGGCCGGCTGACATGCCCGGCCTGCGCGAGGTGGCCGGCCGCCACGGCCTGGCCGTGATCGAGGACGCCGCCCAGGCCTTCGGCGCAACGCTCGGCGGCCGCGGGGCGGGCAGCTTCGGCGACCTGGCCACGTTCTCGTTCTTCCCCACCAAGAACTTCCCCGCCTTCGGCGACGCCGGCATGGTCGTCTCCGGCAGCGCCGACCTGGCCGAGCGCGTCCGGCTCCTGCGCTTCCACGGCTCGCGCGAGAAGCGCCGCTTCGAGCTCGTCGGCACGAACTCGCGCATGGACGAGATGCAGGCCGCCGTGCTGCGCCGGTTCCTGCCCGAGGTGGCGGGCTGGAACGCCGCCCGCCGGGCCGCCGCCGAGCGCTACCGCGCCCTCGGGCTCGGCGACCTGGTCGAGCTCCCGGTCACGGCCCCCGGCGCCGAGCACATCTACCACCTCTACGTCGTGCGCGCCCACGCCCGCGACGAGCTCGCCCGCGCCCTCACCGAGGCCGGGATCGGCTGCCGGGCCTACTACGACGTCCCGCTCCACCTCCAGCCGGTGTTCGCCCATCTCGGCTATTCGTCCGGCGACCTGCCCGAGACCGAGCGGGCCGCCGACGAGGGCCTGGCGCTGCCCATGTTCCCGACGCTCGACGAGGCGGCCCAGACCGAGGTCGTCGCGGCGGTGCGGGCGGCCGCGCTGGCCACGGCGTAG